A portion of the Drosophila sechellia strain sech25 chromosome 2R, ASM438219v1, whole genome shotgun sequence genome contains these proteins:
- the LOC6608685 gene encoding uncharacterized protein LOC6608685 isoform X1 produces MNKNAGDGSDGKNSNKNSNAGGGGGAGGPHDPTGLLDAASLFAYWGRDPTGAAAAAASNPLFNSQFNAAAAAGLGLLPQAGGATANDRYSMAAAAAAAAGAHHHQNTMAVAASQAASLAGLHPASWWSMAQLAAQDYFSRLQASGLSPFPHPDLAAAFGPAGMGMGGGAGGAGAGGGGAGVLGQGGGGNVGSGNGGGGSSSGSSGSKSNKSRKEKRAAQQQQQQQQSLANSLNAAAAAAAAAAANNPAAALASMHGFGVGVPGTSIPSVSTGSGSISTNSGGHGSYKSTASAYGKPSTMTSSSMANNPGSAYDPVTLHKELLAMQAVAAAASGSGSSGSSGKKSGGGGSSSSSMHGLGMGIGGGGGMMPSGKASTSVSASNSSLGGMHPSLTSSNPLMSPHAGLGSSSSSSSKDRDKNNPSLNALNSLSQFGALGMTPQQSMQAAMNAFAASTGVSPSATVTSSPHHSSQQQQQMGGNSSTSGSGKSSSKDYMMGTGSEHPSLLGVRLPPDTEIIKYTSSIVGPKIPGTTSRGRKKTISETEQQTTQQQQKQQHQAEQHLLQQQQQAQKELDSTKNAISSLLAFPGLSPAKRARLEMEYAAMAAAAQQQHQQAQQQHQAQQQLHGMLGAAGIPGMAGLVGLPGMSGNPLDQLTVSKASSSTAPTTSTSSSSAGSNLLNQSNSDRVEVIKLPPTITSNGAYNLSSKGKEVHDLTTDMAPTSGGVNLSLKSNASSSALTPSGAVGSASNPITIDDFDAPLNLSMKPSDKSNSSSSNAAAGGSSSSSAALVNLASDYQAASSGQSGNSLQSLSSITAALGGTGGMPGGSISGSGGTSPAPAGAGSGATGGGSASGGSGGGSSSYKEGRPRNLGRGVSKPKKNTVASLLAQSRAVGLKPMLATQQLLQQGADIEKIRLALSEANAHMETSTDSESVAAESGLSESESEDANILNVAELRVPLELGWKRETVIRGLTKQGQIRGEVTYYAPGSTTPLKSNGQVFAILEQQPSNLSRENFSFSARAIVGSFLQPAPPPYANDGEYIRMTDEDVAKRLEDLKVFTRQTLNVEQRIEIAKQQQAMRDAKKLQKEELARNKEKARQEKNSKLEQQRKDKELKNQQAVEERKKRQEELDRLKQEELLKKQQEKEKRRQEAILAKEQELQKQKEMLLAAEMERERRRQHMSLIRMLELRRKFEDREKKKHQLVLDRLLLRERRMAERKRDAEILQLIRRPNEDSEMPQELVIPELDRIAGNRLPGQAMADLLMVFEFLHNFGETLGFDMESLPSLQNLHDALMSDSNADAEEELLSVMTHLLVCAIEDPGVPNPGRHTTLLGQSLRNADITNSNVSEILRIYLYATATGEVRQMHGITVDRERERRVPDHHQLDSDTTTHSHSVKNQEYYKLLHENDTWKLSQSLKDRPFVALNPTRKAQMLAHLCNDLLMNKAVLRQIDGSLETCAQMRKEKYMTDMKVRKYKALHMRKARIEAYERAQAEREAAMQALMAQQKLDAERLKAEEEAKAAAAEEAAAAVGTDGEATKSGSPNGEKPENDDQNEEGVAKEPQQQQPMEVDGVVDEESLVSPAKTIIQADNSLTPSKQDMPTPTYQINGSSTPTTSGVTGGDMNALLQAKKSGARNSINDEHHHDVSIIDDDLSDLDSEITNVEEDEDNRLSADELQKKLDKIVRASLNCKEALEKSTNQLRAACFGQDRFWRRYWKLPKAGGIFIEALESAQNDICGYHEALEAMDDKKDANEEKENSENEKDVAVESSEQPMEVDESITKLEDGVLAPDVEMPETNQQNAHQDEEDDDDDVTEINKVEPEIVDLGDDDDDAAPPLPKIEPPRPEIKVKSEMELMGPPPTTMISTKTDFEAEIKIPAMPGILMPPTLNNNNTNNNNNNNGSDNCDKLETGLGLGQQQQNFSQSVIKTEDVKKEDDCIIVSTSSVDDTPKWFSIVRREVPLISELPAEEGGVVGQELQISYANQNCSAQLQLQGHPWDLINNMQYYSIPMDECKVDTSKLGNECIFSLSGLDEKQMLAKVEEYKAHKVESKNGLGSPHRHHETKDDEEQAKLKLDKEIDNEMETDADELAGKEKFFRLRSDAPPDTGGGASEGTDVKPKIELRLDEALSQAYYHNIANMSLSSVQTYIPIDIPLPLSMTPDEHRLLEQVKLSGFPERVHGVYVPRRQRYGWWQLDDEQKLRQLLKTLNPSGLRERELQENLQRFLGLEQPLGVNYKLKSDIDFPEEFLMPDKKGDWNPKVAKRVELALIEQLESLEDKVASASMQLKNWQLPNRVESELTLDSQEDVTEEDFVSIIPMIRERIIDLEANIERRYLKPPLGSQTGDAHLAVIAQNQHTTTQTQNSASAAAYLLQMQQQQQQQQLAQQQQQQGSGAGNSMNPSSFNERTMALAAAAAGTGPGNATGGANSAVVAGATPCESGSGEPNSGNVSPASNCDSDRDEKVEQIPKGLVQWRDAVSRSHTTAQLAMALYVLESCVAWDKSIMKAYATKNKSSKKKSSAKKQSTPSKKQQQKKNKKEQQLTPNGKESKSAINKPENKAPLSIKINLKALAQNGQCLLKTKTPPILTKSPTASPSSHPNTSDSDTDFGKRTKKKSGGKRRRSANNTNSSKYSNSLQNCQFCTSGENEDKLLLCDGCDKGYHTYCFKPKMDNIPDGDWYCYECVNKATNERKCIVCGGHRPSPVGKMIYCDLCPRAYHADCYIPPLLKVPRGKWYCHGCISRAPPPKKRSAGGTSGSSSKSRRDRDRESGGSAKRRSDNSKTPAMEHMQQQQMPLAGGDSHHHHHQQPPSLNSSHDESMNSLPAAPLSPAHSVVSATTYDDQHHANNSVDGSSRFHAHLIPPSNNGTAALLEDVPGGANVMPGGYPVYTPVAAGNFSTGLINPAPVPPAMPFANVVAMSPRAVTPTRTRTPTPTPAPTPPPPPPTPLLMQASPTATALHVNACQSPPQQQHAQLMTMPSPPAIGVGTATNQMSPPPINIHAIQEAKEKLKQEKKEKHATKKLMKELAVCKTLLGEMELHEDSWPFLLPVNTKQFPTYRKIIKIPMDLSTIKKKLQDLSYKTREDFCVDVRQIFDNCEMFNEDDSPVGKAGHGMRKFFESRWGELTDKHS; encoded by the exons ATGAACAAAAATGCCGGCGATGGCAGCGATGGCAAAAACTCAAATAAAAACTCGAATGCAGGAGGGGGTGGTGGAGCCGGGGGGCCGCACGACCCCACCGGCCTTTTAGATGCAGCCTCCCTGTTTG CTTATTGGGGACGTGATCCCACTGGAGCAGCGGCTGCAGCAGCCTCAAATCCGCTCTTCAACTCGCAGTTCaatgccgccgctgctgccggaTTGGGTTTATTGCCACAAGCCGGAGGCGCCACTGCCAATGACCGTTATTCcatggcagcagcagcggcggctgcGGCGGGAGCCCATCACCACCAGAACACGATGGCAGTGGCCGCTTCCCAGGCCGCCAGTTTGGCCGGTTTGCATCCAGCAA GCTGGTGGTCAATGGCCCAGTTAGCTGCCCAGGATTACTTCAGTCGCCTGCAAGCCTCGGGTCTTTCCCCCTTTCCACATCCCGATCTGGCGGCTGCCTTTGGACCAGCTGGGATGGGAATGGGCGGCGGTGCTGGTGGAGCGGGTGCTGGAGGTGGTGGAGCAGGTGTACTCGGCCAGGGCGGCGGTGGAAATGTCGGAAGTGGCAACGGTGGTGGTGGATCCTCATCGGGCTCTTCCGGCAGCAAGTCAAACAAGTCGCGCAAGGAGAAGCGAgccgcccagcagcaacaacagcaacagcaaagtCTGGCCAACAGTCTAAATGCGGCAgctgcggcggcagcagcagcagcagccaatAATCCAGCAGCCGCGCTGGCCAGCATGCATGGTTTTGGTGTAGGAGTTCCGGGCACGAGCATTCCGTCGGTGAGCACAGGTAGCGGATCAATATCCACAAATAGTGGAGGTCATGGAAGTTACAAG AGCACGGCCAGCGCTTATGGTAAGCCCTCGACTATGACGAGCAGCAGCATGGCTAATAATCCGGGCTCTGCCTACGATCCGGTGACCCTGCACAAGGAGCTGCTGGCCATGCAGGCCGTGGCAGCCGCTGCTTCCGGCTCAGGATCAAGCGGTTCCTCAGGCAAGAAGTCCGGTGGGGGTggctcctcatcctcctcgaTGCACGGCCTTGGAATGGGaatcggcggcggcggtggcatGATGCCCAGTGGCAAAGCTTCGACCAGTGTGAGCGCAAGCAACTCATCATTGGGAGGAATGCATCCCAGTTTAACTAGCAGCAATCCGCTGATGTCGCCCCATGCGGGCTTGGGCTCCTCGTCTTCATCATCGAGCAAGGATCGTGACAAAAACAATCCCTCGCTCAACGCTCTTAACTCGCTGTCACAGTTTGGAGCGCTGGGAATGACGCCACAGCAGAGCATGCAGGCGGCTATGAATGCTTTTGCAGCCAGCACAGGTGTGTCGCCATCCGCCACGGTAACGTCCTCGCCGCATCACTCttcccagcagcaacagcaaatggGAGGCAACAGTTCGACGTCGGGATCGGGCAAGTCCAGTTCCAAGGATTACATGATGGG TACTGGAAGTGAGCACCCATCTCTGCTCGGAGTTCGTTTACCACCGGACACGGAGATAATCAAGTACACGTCCTCGATTGTGGGACCCAAGATTCCTGGTACTACCTCGCGCGGTCGCAAAAAGACTATTTCCGAAACAGAACAGCAaacaacacaacaacaacagaaacaacaacaccaaGCAGAACAACACCTActccaacaacagcaacaagcaCAAAAAGAGCTCGACAGCACCAAAAATGCCATTTCCTCTCTGCTTGCATTTCCAGGTCTCAGTCCCGCGAAGCGGGCTAGACTCGAAATGGAGTACGCGGCGATGGCTGCGGCCGCtcaacagcagcatcagcaggctcagcagcaacaccaggcgcagcagcaactccaCGGGATGCTCGGAGCAGCCGGTATCCCGGGAATGGCTGGTCTGGTCGGTCTGCCTGGCATGAGTGGCAATCCCCTCGATCAGTTGACTGTAAGCAAGGCGAGTTCTTCAACGGCGCCCACAACCAGTACCAGTTCCTCCTCAGCAGGGAGCAACCTGCTCAACCAGAGCAATAGTGATCGCGTGGAGGTAATCAAACTGCCACCAACAATCACTTCAAACGGAGCCTATAATCTCTCAAGTAAGGGAAAAGAGGTGCACGACCTCACCACCGACATGGCCCCCACCTCTGGCGGTGTGAATCTCAGCCTAAAGTCCAATGCGAGCTCCAGCGCCTTGACGCCCAGCGGTGCTGTCGGCTCGGCCAGCAATCCCATTACCATCGATGACTTTGACGCACCACTTAATCTTTCCATGAAGCCCTCGGATAAGAGCAATAGTAGCTCGTCAAATGCAGCAGCAGGGGGCTCCTCCTCTTCCAGCGCAGCGTTGGTTAACTTGGCGAGCGATTATCAGGCAGCGTCTAGTGGTCAAAGCGGTAATAGTCTGCAGAGTTTGAGCTCTATTACAGCTGCTTTGGGTGGAACAGGAGGAATGCCTGGTGGTTCCATTTCCGGCAGCGGAGGAACctctccagctccagctggTGCCGGATCAGGAGCCACGGGCGGTGGTTCGGCATCGGGTGGATCCGGCGGTGGATCGTCCTCTTACAAAGAGGGAAGACCTCGTAACCTGGGACGCGGCGTATCCAAGCCTAAGAAAAATACAGTAGCTTCGCTGCTGGCTCAATCTCGAGCTGTGGGCCTTAAACCTATGCTGGCCACCCAACAACTTCTTCAACAGGGTGCTGATATT GAGAAAATTCGCCTGGCACTGAGCGAAGCCAATGCCCATATGGAAACTTCTACGGATTCCGAAAGCGTGGCGGCCGAAAGTGGTCTTTCGGAGTCTGAGAGTGAGGATGCCAACATCCTGAATGTAGCGGAGCTAAGAGTCCCACTGGAATTGGGCTGGAAGCGGGAGACGGTGATTCGTGGACTGACTAAGCAAGGTCAGATCCGTGGAGAGGTCACCTATTATGCACCAGGAAGCACGACGCCGCTAAAGAGCAACGGACAGGTTTTTGCT ATCCTGGAGCAGCAGCCATCGAATCTAAGTCGTGAAAACTTTAGTTTCTCCGCGCGAGCCATTGTTGGTTCATTCCTGCAACCCGCACCACCGCCGTACGCCAATGATGGCGAGTACATACGGATGACGGACGAGGACGTGGCCAAGCGGCTAGAGGATCTGAAGGTCTTCACCCGCCAGACACTTAACGTGGAACAGCGAATTGAGATCGCCAAGCAACAGCAGGCGATGCGTGATGCCAAGAAGCTGCAAAAGGAAGAATTGGCCAGAAATAAGGAGAAGGCACGGCAGGAGAAGAACTCCAAGTTGGAGCAGCAGCGCAAGGACAAGGAGCTCAAGAATCAGCAGGCTGTTGAG GAGCGCAAAAAGCGTCAGGAGGAGCTAGATCGCCTTAAGCAAGAGGAATTGCTTAAGAAGCAACAG GAGAAAGAAAAGCGTCGTCAGGAGGCCATTTTAGCTAAGGAACAG GAACTACAAAAACAGAAAGAGATGCTGTTGGCTGCCGAAATG GAACGAGAACGTCGCCGCCAACACATGAGCCTCATTCGAATGTTGGAGCTTCGTCGGAAATTCGAGGATCGTGAAAAGAAGAAACACCAGCTGGTGCTGGACCGTTTACTTCTGCGTGAGCGTCGTATGGCGGAGCGAAAGCGAGATGCGGAGATTCTGCAGTTGATAAGGCGTCCAAATGAGGACTCCGAAATGCCACAAGAATTGGTAATCCCTGAGCTGGATAGGATTGCCGGCAACAGACTTCCCGGTCAGGCAATGGCCGATTTGCTCATGGTCTTTGAATTCCTACATAACTTCGGGGAGACTCTGGGCTTTGACATGGAATCACTGCCGTCGCTTCAGAACCTGCACGATGCTTTAATGAGCGATAGCAACGCGGATGCGGAAGAGGAGTTGCTGTCGGTAATGACGCATCTATTGGTTTGTGCCATTGAGGATCCAGGTGTTCCCAATCCCGGCAGACACACCACTTTACTGGGACAATCGCTACGCAATGCGGACATCACCAACTCAAATGTATCCGAAATCTTGAGGATTTATCTGTATGCTACGGCCACAGGTGAAGTGCGTCAAATGCACGGAATCACCGTGGATCGTGAGCGAGAGAGAAGGGTGCCGGATCATCATCAACTAGATAGCGataccaccacccactcacacTCGGTAAAGAACCAGGAGTACTATAAGCTTCTGCATGAAAACGACACCTGGAAGTTGTCGCAATCGCTGAAAGATCGTCCCTTCGTTGCGTTGAATCCCACGCGGAAAGCCCAAATGTTGGCCCATCTTTGCAACGACCTGCTCATGAACAAGGCCGTGCTCCGCCAGATTGATGGAAGTCTGGAAACGTGCGCCCAGATGCGAAAGGAGAAATACATGACGGACATGAAGGTGCGCAAGTACAAGGCTCTCCACATGCGCAAGGCTCGAATCGAGGCCTATGAACGTGCACAGGCGGAGCGTGAGGCGGCTATGCAGGCGTTGATGGCACAGCAGAAGCTGGATGCAGAACGTCTTAAGGCGGAGGAGGAAGCCAAGGCTGCGGCggcagaggaagcagcagctgcagtggGCACAGATGGAGAGGCAACCAAAAGTGGCTCACCCAACGGCGAGAAGCCGGAAAATGACGATCAGAATGAGGAGGGAGTCGCCAAGGaaccccagcagcagcagcctaTGGAAGTGGATGGCGTGGTCGATGAGGAATCTCTTGTAAGTCCGGCCAAAACCATCATTCAAGCGGACAATAGTCTGACGCCCAGCAAACAGGACATGCCCACACCCACCTACCAAATTAATGGATCCAGCACACCAACCACAAGTGGTGTCACTGGAGGCGACATGAATGCTCTGCTGCAGGCCAAGAAAAGCGGGGCCCGAAACTCCATCAACGATGAACACCACCATGATGTTAGTATTATCGACGATGATCTTTCCGACTTGGATTCGGAGATCACGAATgtggaggaggacgaggacaATCGCTTGAGTGCCGATGAGTTGCAGAAGAAGCTCGACAAGATTGTCAGAGCTTCCCTGAACTGCAAGGAGGCACTGGAGAAGAGCACAAATCAGTTGAGAGCTGCGTGCTTCGGGCAGGATCGGTTCTGGCGTCGCTACTGGAAGTTGCCCAAGGCTGGAGGTATTTTCATTGAAGCACTTGAGTCGGCCCAAAATGATATTTGCGGTTATCATGAGGCATTGGAGGCCATGGATGACAAAAAGGATGCAAACGAAGAGAAAGAGAACTCCGAAAATGAGAAAGATGTTGCGGTGGAGTCCAGTGAGCAGCCAATGGAAGTGGATGAGTCTATTACAAAACTGGAAGATGGTGTACTAGCTCCGGACGTCGAGATGCCTGAAACTAATCAACAGAACGCACATCAAGATGAGGaagatgacgatgatgatgtgACAGAAATCAACAAGGTGGAACCGGAAATTGTTGATCTGggcgatgatgacgacgatgcAGCTCCCCCACTGCCCAAGATAGAACCTCCCAGGCCAGAGATCAAAGTTAAATCAGAAATGGAGCTGATGGGTCCACCACCCACGACTATGATATCCACTAAGACAGACTTTGAAGCTGAAATTAAAATACCCGCTATGCCGGGCATCTTGATGCCGCCTACcctcaacaacaacaacaccaataataacaataacaacaatggaAGCGACAACTGTGATAAGTTGGAAACTGGTTTGGGACTgggacagcagcagcagaacttTAGCCAGTCTGTGATCAAGACGGAGGATGTGAAAAAAGAGGATGACTGCATAATAGTTTCTACATCCAGTGTTGACGATACACCAAAGTGGTTCTCCATTGTCAGGCGGGAGGTTCCACTGATCAGCGAGCTGCCAGCGGAGGAGGGAGGCGTGGTGGGCCAGGAACTGCAGATCAGCTATGCAAATCAGAACTGCTCCGCCCAGCTACAGCTGCAAGGTCATCCGTGGGATCTGATCAACAACATGCAGTACTACTCGATTCCGATGGATGAATGCAAGGTGGACACCAGCAAGCTGGGCAACGAGTGCATTTTCTCGCTGAGTGGACTCGATGAAAAGCAAATGCTAGCCAAGGTGGAGGAGTACAAGGCCCACAAGGTGGAGTCAAAAAACGGTCTGGGCTCTCCTCATCGCCACCACGAGACTAAAGATGATGAGGAGCAGGCCAAGCTGAAGTTGGACAAGGAGATCGACAACGAAATGGAAACAGATGCAGATGAGCTGGCTGGCAAGGAAAAGTTTTTTCGCTTGCGCTCTGATGCACCCCCGGATACAGGAGGAGGGGCCAGCGAGGGAACCGATGTGAAGCCCAAGATTGAGCTTCGTTTGGATGAGGCGTTGTCACAGGCATATTACCACAACATAGCCAACATGTCCTTGAGCAGTGTTCAGACGTATATACCCATCGATATTCCTCTGCCGCTTTCCATGACCCCCGATGAGCATCGTCTGCTGGAGCAGGTTAAGCTGTCAGGTTTTCCGGAACGAGTTCACGGAGTTTACGTGCCTCGCAGGCAGCGCTACGGCTGGTGGCAGTTGGACGATGAACAGAAGCTGCGCCAGCTGCTCAAAACTCTTAATCCGTCTGGATTGAGGGAGCGTGAACTGCAGGAGAATCTTCAACGTTTCCTCGGACTAGAACAGCCATTGGGTGTGAATTATAAGCTGAAATCGGACATCGATTTTCCAGAGGAATTCCTAATGCCCGACAAGAAGGGCGATTGGAATCCCAAGGTGGCCAAACGTGTGGAGCTTGCCCTTATCGAACAACTCGAATCGTTGGAGGATAAGGTGGCCAGCGCTTCCATGCAATTAAAGAACTGGCAATTGCCCAACCGCGTGGAAAGTGAACTAACCTTGGACTCGCAGGAGGATGTCACCGAAGAGGATTTCGTCAGCATCATACCCATGATCCGAGAGAGAATCATCGACTTGGAGGCAAATATCGAAAGACGTTACTTGAAGCCGCCATTGGGCTCGCAGACAGGCGATGCCCATTTGGCGGTGATTGCCCAGAACCAGCATACCACCACCCAGACACAGAACTCCGCATCGGCAGCAGCATATCTCCTGcagatgcaacagcagcagcagcaacagcagttggcccaacaacagcagcaacagggtTCGGGCGCGGGAAATAGCATGAATCCCTCATCCTTCAACGAGCGTACTATGGCActggcggcggcagcagcaggtACGGGACCAGGAAACGCAACCGGTGGAGCCAACTCGGCAGTGGTGGCAGGAGCCACGCCATGCGAATCGGGCAGCGGAGAACCGAATTCCGGCAACGTGTCACCAGCCAGCAACTGCGACAGCGATCGGGACGAGAAGGTGGAGCAGATACCCAAGGGATTGGTGCAGTGGCGGGACGCAGTATCCCGATCGCACACCACCGCCCAGCTGGCAATGGCCCTGTACGTCCTGGAATCCTGCGTGGCCTGGGACAAGAGCATTATGAAAGCG tatgcaacaaaaaACAAGTCCAGCAAAAAGAAGAGCAGCGCCAAAAAGCAGTCAACTCCCTCgaagaaacagcagcagaagaaaaataaaaaggagcAGCAGTTGACCCCCAATGGAAAAGAGAGCAAGAGCGCAATTAATAAGCCAGAAAACAAGGCTCCGCTGAGCATCAAAATCAACCTTAAGGCTCTGGCCCAAAATGGGCAGTGTTtgctgaaaactaaaacaccCCCTATCCTAACCAAATCCCCAACCGCATCCCCATCCTCCCATCCAAACACTAGCGACTCCGACACGGACTTTGGCAAACGGACGAAGAAGAAGAGCGGCGGCAAACGCAGACGCTCGGCCAACAATACAAACTCTAGCAAATATTCCAATTCCTTACAGAATTGCCAGTTCTGCACGTCCGGCGAAAACGAGGACAAGTTGCTACTGTGCGACGGCTGTGACAAGGGCTATCACACCTATTGCTTCAAGCCCAAGATGGACAACATTCCCGATGGCGATTG GTACTGCTACGAGTGCGTGAACAAGGCCACCAATGAGCGCAAGTGCATCGTTTGCGGCGGTCATCGTCCCTCGCCAGTGGGCAAGATGATCTACTGCGACTTGTGTCCCCGTGCCTACCACGCCGATTGCTATATACCGCCGCTGCTAAAGGTACCGCGTGGCAAGTGGTACTGCCACGGCTGCATCTCCCGGGCGCCTCCGCCGAAGAAAAGAAGTGCAGGTGGAACGtccggcagcagcagcaaatctAGGAGGGACAGGGATAGGGAGTCGGGCGGTTCGGCCAAGCGGCGTAGCGACAACAGCAAGACGCCAGCTATGGAGcacatgcagcagcagcagatgccaCTGGCAGGCGGGGATtcccaccatcatcatcatcagcagccgCCGTCGCTGAACTCCTCGCACGATGAGTCGATGAATTCTCTGCCGGCGGCTCCTCTGAG TCCGGCGCACTCGGTGGTCTCGGCCACGACATACGATGACCAGCACCATGCAAACAACTCGGTCGATGGCAGCAGTCGCTTCCACGCGCATCTCATTCCCCCGTCAAATAATGGCACTGCGGCTCTTCTGGAAGACGTGCCGGGTGGCGCCAATGTGATGCCCGGCGGTTACCCAGTTTATACGCCAGTTGCGGCTGGCAACTTCTCAACCGGACTAATTAACCCAGCGCCGGTGCCGCCAGCGATGCCGTTTGCCAACGTGGTCGCCATGTCGCCACGGGCTGTCACGCCCACCCGCACGCGAACGCCCACACCGACGCCAGCACCCactccgccaccaccaccgccgacACCGCTGCTCATGCAGGCCTCGCCCACAGCCACCGCCCTCCATGTAAACGCCTGCCAGTCACCGCCCCAGCAACAGCACGCGCAGCTGATGACCATGCCCTCGCCACCAGCCATTGGAGTCGGAACGGCCACTAACCAAATGTCGCCACCGCCCATCAACATACATGCCATTCAGGAAGCCAAGGAGAAGCTGAAGCAGGAGAAGAAGGAGAAGCACGCCACCAAGAAGCTCATGAAGGAGCTGGCTGTCTGCAAGACGCTATTGGGGGAAATGGAG CTTCATGAGGACTCGTGGCCATTTCTTTTGCCAGTAAACACCAAGCAGTTTCCCACATATcgaaaaataatcaaaattccCATGGACTTGTCCACAATCAAAAAGAAATTGCAAGATTTGAG CTACAAAACCCGTGAGGACTTCTGCGTGGATGTGCGTCAGATCTTCGATAATTGCGAGATGTTTAACGAGGACGATTCGCCCGTTGGCAAGGCAGGCCACGGCATGCGCAAGTTCTTCGAGTCCCGCTGGGGTGAACTGACTGACAAGCACTCCTGA